ATAAAAGTATTTAAAACAAAAAAACAGTTACTTTACGTAAAAGGTATTGGAAATAAAGCCTATGAACAAGCAGTTGGTTTTTTAAGAATAAAAGATGGTTTATCTGTTTTAGATAATACTGCTATTCATCCTGAAAATTACAATTTGGCAAATGATTTACTAAAACAATCAGATTTAATAAATCTTGATTTATCTTTTTATTGTGATAAATATAATGTATCTATGCAAACAGTAAAAGATATTATAAATGAACTTTCAAAACCTGGATATGATATAAGAGAAGAGTTGCCAAAAACTGTTTTTAGAGATGATGAGATAACATTAGAGAGTCTAAAAATTGGTGATGAATTAAGTGGAGTTGTAAGAAACCTTACTGATTTTGGTGCTTTTGTTGATGTTGGATTAAAAAATGATGGAATGATACATATTTCAAAGATGAGTGAAAAAAGAATAAATCATCCAATGGAAGTTTTAGCAATAAATCAATATTTGCCAAGAGTAAATGTAATAGATATAGATTTAAAAAGACAAAAAATAGCTCTTAGTTTAATATAAGTGAGAAAGTTCTAAAAACTTTCCCACTCATTGTCATCATCGTTGTTTGATTTTATAACAGTATTACTTTTTAAAGGTTCACTTCTTTTTAGAGTTTTTTCAATTCCTCTTTTTTCATTACCATCATAATTTCTATCCATTGTAGCTTTTCTTATTTTTATTGTATCTTTTCCATCAAACTCTTTAGCATCTGCATGTTGAATAATCATATTTGATATTTTATGAGTCTGTTTTGCAACTGCATCTGCTTGAGAGGCATTTTGTGCATTTTCTTGAGTTATTTTATCAAGGTGATTAACTGTATCATTTATTTGAACCATACCTTGTGATTGTTCTTTACTTGCTGTTGTAACATCATCAATTAAATCAATTGTTTTTACAATATTCTCATTTAGTTCTTCATAACCTTTAATCATATTAGTAGCAATTAATTTACCGTGAACTGTTTTTTCTTGTGCATGCTCAACTAAATCTTTTATCTGTTTAGCAGCTTCTGCACTTCTATTTGCAAGATTTCTAACTTCTGCTGCAACAACTGCGAAACCTTTACCAGCCTCACCAGCAGTTGAAGCTTCTACTGCTGCATTTAACGAAAGAATATTTGTTTGAAATGCAATTTGGTCAATTACTGTAATTGCTTCTGTAATTGCAGTTGTTTGATTATTTATATCTTCCATTGACTCAACTGTATCATTTGCTAGTTTTTGTCCAGTTTGAACTGATTTTTTAACCTCTTCACCATATTGTGCCATTTTAACTGTTGTTTCTGTATTGTTTCTAATATTTGAAGTAATCTCTTCTAAACTTGCTGCTGTTTCTTCTAAGCTTGCTGCTTGATTGTTTGCTGCATTTGCAATTTGATGCATATTTTCAGTTAATGTAGTTGCATTTTGGTCAAGTATCATACCACTTCTTTTATTTTCAACAAGTGTTTGAGTGATAACATCTCTTAAGATATTTATATCATCTTCTAACTCTTTAATAATTCCTTCTAAATCATTCTCTTCTAGTTTTGGTCTAAAGTCAAGTTTAGAATAAGAGTTTAGAATTTTCATAATATTTTCAAAGTTACTATTTAAAGTTTGTAACATTTCATTGATAATATTTTTAAGTTCACTTAATGCTGGGTTATTTGATGTAACTTCAATTCTACTATTTAAATAACCTTTGTTGATTTTATTTGCAACTTCAATTGTATTTTTTATTAGGTCTTTGTCTGATTGTATGTTTGCTTTTGTTTTATTGATATTTTCATTAATAAGTTTAGACATCATACCTAACTCATCTTTTGAATCAATAACTTCAAATTCAATATCTTCTTTTTCATAATTTATAAATGCAAAGAAATCATCAAGTCCTTTTTTAACTGACTCAACATCTAATAAAATTGCAAATGCAATAGTTCTTGCTAATATTAATGTTATTAAAATTCCTATTAAACTTAGAATTCCAAAAAGAACCATATCATTTTTTGCTCTATCTATCTCTTTGTTAATTGTGTCAGTTAAATGACGAGCAGTAAAATTTTCTACTTTTTTTAATAAGTTGATTTTTTTTGTTATTGTATCAAACCAGTAAGTAGCTTCAACTCCAAAGTTTGAATCTTTTCCTTCATATAAAGCTATTTTTCTCATTCTATTTACTTCATCAACAGAATTGCCTTTTACTGTATCTTGATAAAACTCTTCTATTGCATCATCAGCAACTTTTAAAAATGCATCCATATAAGAGTTTTGTGCAGCAATTAGATTATAAAATTTAGCTTTCATTCCTTCACCAAAATTATCTCTAGCAAAAGTATTTGTACCTACTGCTCTTTCTATTCCTGCTCTTTCTTTTGATAGTAAGAAATTCATATAAGTAACTAAGTCTTGAGAAACTTTTGCATTTGTAGAAAGTTTAGTAATACTACTAATAGTATTTAATAAATCGCTATTAGTATTCGTATAATAGGCAATTGCTTCAGATGTTTTAATATTTAGTGCAGTTACATTTTGTCTAATTTGCTTTAATCTTTCAATTTTATTTAGACTTGAAATTAAGTGTTCGTTAAAATCTTTTCCATAATCTTTAGAATCAAATGTTGATAGAAAATTTTGCATTTGCTCTAATTTTTCATTTGTTAATTCTCTTTGGTCTGGAAGTTTTGATGCAAATTTTTGACCTTTACTTCCTAAAAATCCAGCTGTCATTCCTCTTTCTTTTTGTGTTTCGTGAACTAGTGCTCCAATTTTTGTAGAAAGAATAACTACTTTATCCAAACTTTTAAGATTTTTATAGTATAAGTAAGAATCATAACCAAGTTTGGCAGCCAATAAAATAACTATACATAATGGTATAGACATAATTAAAATAAGTTTTTGTTTGATAGACATTTTAGATAACATAAAGTTCCTTTTCTGTGACACTTTTTGAAAGATTAAAATTTTAAAATAATTTTTCTATATAAGATTATATAAAATAAACTTAATCCTATGTTAATTTATTTAAGGGCTTTTAGAATTTTTTTTGATAAAAAGGAAATAAAATAAATAATTTTAATAAGTTAAATTTAAGAGATGGTTTTTTAGAAAATCTTACATCATTAAATTATATAAGTATGACAAATATCCAAGAAAAATCATTACCAATATTATTAAAAAATAATAACATAATCGCACAATCAAAAACAGGTAGTGGAAAGACAGTATCTTTTAGTATTCCAATAGTAAATAAACTTAACAATAAAAAATTTGCTATTCAAACAATGGTAATTTGTCCCACAAGAGAATTAGCAAATCAAGTTGCAAAAGAGATAAAAAGACTTTGTCGTTTTATAGATAATATAAAAGTATTAACTTTATGTGGAGGAGTTCCTTATAAACCTCAAGTTCATTCATTGTTTCATAAAGCACATATTGTTGTAGGTACACCAGGAAGAATACTTAAACATATTAGTGAAAATAATATTGAATTAGAAAATATTGATACATTAGTTCTAGATGAAGCAGATAAAATGCTTGATATGGGATTTTATGATGATATTATAAAAATAGTTGATGCACTACCTAAAAACAGACAAAATATGCTTTTCTCTGCAACATATGATGAGCAGATAATTGAACTATCAAAAAATATTACTGATGAGGCTATATTTGTTCAAGATGAATCAGTTCATAAAAAAGAGAAGATAACTCAAGTTTTTTATGAAGTTGACGAGTCACAAAAAATTGATGCAGTTGAAAATCTAATTCATAAGCATAATGCAAAATCAGTTTTGATTTTTTGTAATAGAAAATATAAATGTGAAGAGATAGCTGATGCAATATTTGATAAAGGCTTTGACAGTGTAGTGTTACATAGTGATTTAGACCAAAATCAAAGGGATGAAACAATTGTTTTATTTTCAAATAAATCTTATCCTATTATGATTGCAACTGATGTTGCTGCAAGGGGATTGGATATTACAGATATTGATTTAGTTATCAATTATGATATTGCAAAAGATGAAAAAGTACATACACATAGAGTTGGAAGAACAGCAAGAGCAAGTTCAAATGGAACAGCTGTAACTTTATATGAAAATAGTGATATGGATATTGTTTTAAGTATAAAAGAGCAGTTTGAAGATATCTCTTTTTCTAAAGTAGAAGAATTAGAAGATATTGCAAAAGATAATAATCTAAAACCTATATATGCAACACTGTATATAAATGGTGGGAAAAAAGATAAGTTAAGAGCAGGAGATATTGTAGGTACTTTGATAAATAAAGCACAACTACATAAAGATGATATTGGAAATATTGATATTTTTAGATTTCATAGTTATGTTGCAGTAAAAAAAGAGTTTGAAAAAAAAGCACTTGATTGTTTAAATAGAAATAGAATTAAACAAAAAGAGTTTAAAGTATATCCTAGATAAAATCTAGGATTTATTCTTTAATCTATTTATTAGTAAAGTTGTAATGCCAGCACTTAGTAATAGTATGATTAATACAAAAAAAGTTCCATTTTCTATTTTTGTAAGTGGAAGAGATGAGGTATTCATCCCAAAAAAACCAACTATTAAATTTAGTGGTAAAAAAATACCAGATAATAAAGTAAGAACATAAATAGTTCTATTCATTTTTTCATTACTATTTGTAGTGTGAAAGTTATATAGTGCATCAAGTTTATCTAAACTGTGCGTACTGTTTCTTTGAGCTCTTTCTAAATGCTCTAATAAATCATGGAAGTTTATTTCTAAAAAGTCCTCTTCTTTTTTATAATTTAATATAAATCTTTTTAATTGTTCTATTGTTTTTGAAAGAACTCTGTTCATTCTAATTAATTGGTTTTTTAGTGTAAACCATTTTTTATTGAACCCTTTGATATCTATATTTTCATAAAATTTATCTTCTATCTCTTCTATTTTAGAAAAAATATCTAAAGATAAAGATAGTGACTCATCAATTTTTTTATTTAAAATATTATAGACTTGTTTGATACTTTTTATATCAACAAACTCCTTTTTATCCTTATCAAAATAAAAATATGAATCATTTGTAAAAATAAAAGAGCTATTATCTGCATAAAAAGTCTCTTCTTGTTTTAAAGGAAGTCTCATAATAAGTAAATCGTACTCATCATTTATTATAAAAGCAGAAGGATGAAGATCATTTTTAATATCTTTTAAGTGGAAATTACTAATTTTTATATCTAACATTATTACTCTTTATTTTTTTCTAATTGTAATTAAAAAAAGTATAACTTTAAATTAAAAGTAGAATATGCAACTTAGTTGCACTTAAGAATAAAGTAATATAATTTCATAAATTAAAATATATTATTAAGAGAAATTATTATGGAAATAGAAGAATCAAATATAGCAAATTTACCAACAAAATATGGAAAATTCAAAATAAAAGCATACAAACAAAATAATCAAGAACATTTAGCAATTATGAGTCAAGACTTTGAAGCATTAAGTGAGCCTTATGTAAGAATACATTCAGAGTGTCTTACAGGAGATGCAATAGGAAGTTTAAAGTGTGATTGTGGAAATCAACTTGATTTAGCTTTGCAGTTTATAAATCAAAATGGTGGTTTAGTAATCTATCATAGACAAGAAGGAAGAAATATA
This genomic window from Arcobacter sp. CECT 8986 contains:
- a CDS encoding CorA family divalent cation transporter, which translates into the protein MLDIKISNFHLKDIKNDLHPSAFIINDEYDLLIMRLPLKQEETFYADNSSFIFTNDSYFYFDKDKKEFVDIKSIKQVYNILNKKIDESLSLSLDIFSKIEEIEDKFYENIDIKGFNKKWFTLKNQLIRMNRVLSKTIEQLKRFILNYKKEEDFLEINFHDLLEHLERAQRNSTHSLDKLDALYNFHTTNSNEKMNRTIYVLTLLSGIFLPLNLIVGFFGMNTSSLPLTKIENGTFFVLIILLLSAGITTLLINRLKNKS
- a CDS encoding methyl-accepting chemotaxis protein codes for the protein MLSKMSIKQKLILIMSIPLCIVILLAAKLGYDSYLYYKNLKSLDKVVILSTKIGALVHETQKERGMTAGFLGSKGQKFASKLPDQRELTNEKLEQMQNFLSTFDSKDYGKDFNEHLISSLNKIERLKQIRQNVTALNIKTSEAIAYYTNTNSDLLNTISSITKLSTNAKVSQDLVTYMNFLLSKERAGIERAVGTNTFARDNFGEGMKAKFYNLIAAQNSYMDAFLKVADDAIEEFYQDTVKGNSVDEVNRMRKIALYEGKDSNFGVEATYWFDTITKKINLLKKVENFTARHLTDTINKEIDRAKNDMVLFGILSLIGILITLILARTIAFAILLDVESVKKGLDDFFAFINYEKEDIEFEVIDSKDELGMMSKLINENINKTKANIQSDKDLIKNTIEVANKINKGYLNSRIEVTSNNPALSELKNIINEMLQTLNSNFENIMKILNSYSKLDFRPKLEENDLEGIIKELEDDINILRDVITQTLVENKRSGMILDQNATTLTENMHQIANAANNQAASLEETAASLEEITSNIRNNTETTVKMAQYGEEVKKSVQTGQKLANDTVESMEDINNQTTAITEAITVIDQIAFQTNILSLNAAVEASTAGEAGKGFAVVAAEVRNLANRSAEAAKQIKDLVEHAQEKTVHGKLIATNMIKGYEELNENIVKTIDLIDDVTTASKEQSQGMVQINDTVNHLDKITQENAQNASQADAVAKQTHKISNMIIQHADAKEFDGKDTIKIRKATMDRNYDGNEKRGIEKTLKRSEPLKSNTVIKSNNDDDNEWESF
- the dbpA gene encoding ATP-dependent RNA helicase DbpA, whose product is MNNFNKLNLRDGFLENLTSLNYISMTNIQEKSLPILLKNNNIIAQSKTGSGKTVSFSIPIVNKLNNKKFAIQTMVICPTRELANQVAKEIKRLCRFIDNIKVLTLCGGVPYKPQVHSLFHKAHIVVGTPGRILKHISENNIELENIDTLVLDEADKMLDMGFYDDIIKIVDALPKNRQNMLFSATYDEQIIELSKNITDEAIFVQDESVHKKEKITQVFYEVDESQKIDAVENLIHKHNAKSVLIFCNRKYKCEEIADAIFDKGFDSVVLHSDLDQNQRDETIVLFSNKSYPIMIATDVAARGLDITDIDLVINYDIAKDEKVHTHRVGRTARASSNGTAVTLYENSDMDIVLSIKEQFEDISFSKVEELEDIAKDNNLKPIYATLYINGGKKDKLRAGDIVGTLINKAQLHKDDIGNIDIFRFHSYVAVKKEFEKKALDCLNRNRIKQKEFKVYPR